The Methanococcoides methylutens genome has a window encoding:
- the rpiA gene encoding ribose 5-phosphate isomerase A, whose amino-acid sequence MKERNASASSAEKQAAGIAAADLVEDGMVIGLGTGSTTAFAIAEVGRRVREEGLDVLAVVTSYQAEMLAIEAGVPLTSLAEHPVLDLAIDGADQVDANLNVIKGGGAAHTREKVVAYSAKRFVVVADDSKMSEKLNHFVPVEVLPYARELVKKQMIDLEGVPLIRMASRKDGPVITDNGNVIMDVEFGTIEDPAELYQRLSACVGVVEHGLFLNTDEVYVGRKGGAVEIIK is encoded by the coding sequence ATGAAAGAAAGAAATGCAAGTGCATCAAGTGCTGAGAAGCAGGCAGCAGGAATTGCAGCAGCTGATCTTGTAGAGGACGGTATGGTCATCGGTCTTGGAACCGGTTCCACCACAGCTTTTGCTATTGCAGAGGTTGGAAGGCGTGTAAGAGAGGAAGGACTGGATGTTCTTGCAGTCGTCACATCTTATCAGGCTGAAATGCTTGCTATTGAAGCAGGCGTACCACTTACAAGCCTTGCAGAGCACCCTGTGCTCGATCTTGCTATCGATGGTGCAGACCAGGTCGATGCTAACCTGAACGTCATCAAGGGCGGCGGTGCAGCACACACCCGTGAGAAGGTCGTGGCCTATTCAGCAAAACGCTTTGTTGTAGTCGCAGATGATTCCAAGATGAGTGAAAAGCTTAACCACTTCGTGCCTGTGGAAGTACTTCCATATGCAAGAGAACTTGTGAAAAAGCAGATGATCGATCTTGAAGGTGTGCCTTTGATAAGAATGGCATCCCGCAAGGACGGTCCTGTTATCACCGATAACGGAAATGTCATCATGGATGTTGAATTCGGCACTATTGAGGACCCGGCAGAACTCTACCAGAGGCTCTCCGCATGCGTTGGTGTCGTAGAGCACGGCCTTTTCCTGAATACCGACGAGGTCTATGTTGGCAGGAAAGGCGGAGCTGTTGAAATCATCAAATAA
- the aspS gene encoding aspartate--tRNA(Asn) ligase, producing MSLENPRTHYTSQIDPEKIGDEKVTVCGWVHEVRDLGGICFLVVRDREGRAQVTLVKKKIDKELFDTARKLVRESIVAVTGTAKPEGKAPNGYEIIPDEVVLLNEAESPLPMDTTGKVDAELDTRLDSRFIDLRRERTTAIFKIRHEVLRSVRNFLSDEGFIETSSPKVVATATEGGTSLFPITYFDREAFLNQSPQLFKQILMSGGLDRVFEIGPIFRAEEHDTRRHLNEATSIDIEASFVDHFEVMEILENMIAYVYGQVIENESASLKNLGIELEVPKTPFMKIPYSEAIDIVNAKGEEMIEWGGDLGTVAEHTIGEYVFKETGESHYFITDWPTEIKPFYAMPYENDPLISKSFDMMHRTMELSSGAQRIHLHDMLKERIESQGLNPDGFDFYLRAFKYGMPPHSGWGVGCERLVMTMLGVENIRDTVLFPRDRKRLSP from the coding sequence ATGTCATTAGAAAACCCAAGAACACATTATACCTCACAGATCGATCCGGAAAAGATCGGTGATGAGAAGGTCACTGTCTGCGGATGGGTACATGAAGTCAGAGACCTTGGCGGAATCTGCTTCCTGGTTGTCCGTGACCGTGAAGGAAGGGCACAGGTAACACTTGTCAAGAAGAAGATCGACAAGGAACTCTTCGATACTGCAAGAAAGCTGGTACGTGAGTCAATTGTGGCTGTTACAGGTACTGCAAAACCTGAAGGCAAGGCTCCAAACGGATATGAGATCATACCTGATGAGGTCGTACTCCTCAATGAAGCTGAATCACCACTTCCAATGGACACCACCGGAAAGGTAGATGCTGAACTTGACACACGTCTTGATTCCAGGTTCATTGACCTTAGACGTGAAAGGACCACAGCTATCTTCAAGATAAGACACGAGGTCCTTCGCTCAGTGAGGAATTTCCTGTCCGACGAAGGTTTTATCGAGACATCAAGTCCTAAGGTCGTTGCAACAGCTACCGAGGGTGGTACATCCCTTTTCCCTATCACATACTTTGACAGGGAAGCATTCCTGAACCAGAGCCCGCAGCTTTTCAAGCAGATCCTTATGTCCGGCGGACTTGACAGGGTATTCGAGATCGGTCCTATCTTCAGGGCAGAAGAGCACGACACCCGCAGGCACCTTAATGAAGCTACGTCCATCGATATCGAGGCAAGTTTCGTAGACCACTTCGAGGTCATGGAGATCCTCGAGAACATGATCGCTTACGTCTATGGACAGGTCATCGAGAACGAGTCAGCTTCCCTTAAGAACCTTGGTATTGAGCTCGAAGTTCCAAAGACACCATTCATGAAGATCCCTTACAGCGAGGCTATTGACATCGTCAATGCCAAGGGTGAGGAAATGATCGAATGGGGCGGAGATCTTGGTACCGTTGCAGAGCACACCATTGGTGAGTATGTGTTCAAGGAAACCGGAGAATCACACTATTTCATTACTGACTGGCCAACCGAGATCAAGCCATTCTATGCTATGCCTTACGAGAACGACCCATTGATATCCAAGTCATTCGATATGATGCACAGGACAATGGAGCTTTCCTCCGGTGCACAGCGTATACACCTGCATGACATGCTTAAGGAAAGGATCGAATCACAGGGACTTAATCCTGATGGGTTTGACTTCTACCTGCGTGCATTCAAGTACGGTATGCCACCACACTCCGGATGGGGTGTCGGTTGTGAGCGTCTTGTTATGACAATGCTCGGTGTTGAGAATATCCGCGATACTGTCCTGTTCCCAAGGGACAGGAAGCGATTGTCACCTTAA
- a CDS encoding DNA-packaging protein: MKFEGSHPGQQELNVEILDDNPDALWQRDNIETHRVAKIPELVRIVVGVDPAVTSKDGDVDTGIVVAGIDRQKHGYVMGDYTCHTTPRKWAAEAIAAFGKHSADRVIGEVNNGGDLVEVNLRAVDQSIPFKAVRASPMENKREQSRYHHTTSNGGFNISAHSLHSRTRCVSGYLGKGSIRTESMLLCGP, translated from the coding sequence TTGAAGTTTGAAGGTAGTCATCCTGGCCAACAGGAACTCAATGTAGAGATACTGGATGACAATCCTGATGCACTTTGGCAGAGGGACAACATTGAGACACACAGGGTCGCAAAGATACCTGAGCTCGTCCGCATTGTTGTAGGTGTGGATCCGGCAGTAACGTCAAAGGATGGGGACGTCGATACCGGCATTGTTGTTGCTGGCATCGATAGACAGAAGCATGGGTATGTTATGGGTGATTATACCTGCCACACTACACCTCGAAAGTGGGCAGCTGAAGCAATCGCAGCCTTCGGGAAGCACTCTGCAGATCGTGTCATCGGCGAGGTGAACAACGGTGGAGATCTTGTTGAGGTCAACCTCAGAGCAGTTGATCAGTCGATTCCATTCAAGGCTGTTCGCGCCAGCCCCATGGAAAACAAACGAGAGCAGAGCCGATATCATCATACTACAAGCAACGGCGGATTCAACATATCGGCACATTCCCTGCACTCGAGGACCAGATGTGTGAGTGGATACCTGGGGAAGGGAAGTATCCGAACCGAGTCGATGCTCTTGTGTGGGCCCTGA
- a CDS encoding ASCH domain-containing protein — protein MVQEQTPTNTDINVPKKWQVAVIPKEPTYFDRFLPSTHQQSTLFECGMDMGDEHALPYPKIHVLAIRQPWASLVIHGLKNIDIRSKNTSIRGTIAIYASRAPIRKKDLKWVNENCDVPADLFDDLPTGMIIGTANLIECMEYESDFHFKLDQRRHMNREDNYCENIKGWLLRSPRAIEPVDYKFNGEVVWSLADTEILQQTA, from the coding sequence ATGGTTCAAGAGCAGACTCCCACAAATACGGATATAAATGTACCCAAAAAATGGCAAGTCGCTGTTATTCCAAAAGAACCAACTTATTTTGACCGTTTCTTACCTTCCACACATCAACAGAGCACGCTTTTCGAATGTGGTATGGACATGGGTGATGAACATGCATTGCCATATCCAAAGATACATGTCCTTGCAATAAGGCAGCCATGGGCATCACTGGTAATACACGGGCTAAAAAATATAGACATACGTTCGAAGAATACCTCTATTCGGGGAACCATCGCGATCTATGCGAGCAGAGCACCTATTCGTAAGAAAGACCTGAAATGGGTGAATGAGAACTGTGATGTTCCTGCTGACCTTTTTGATGATCTGCCCACAGGAATGATAATCGGGACAGCAAACCTGATCGAATGTATGGAATATGAATCGGATTTTCATTTCAAACTTGACCAAAGACGGCACATGAACCGGGAAGATAACTATTGTGAGAACATTAAAGGCTGGCTTTTAAGATCTCCGCGTGCAATAGAACCGGTCGATTATAAGTTCAATGGAGAGGTCGTCTGGAGTCTGGCGGATACTGAGATATTACAGCAAACTGCTTAA
- the gyrB gene encoding DNA topoisomerase (ATP-hydrolyzing) subunit B: protein MSDRQDYDATHIQVLEGLEAVRKRPSMYIGSVDTRGLHHLVYEIVDNSIDEALAGYCDSIDVSINSDGSVTVVDNGRGIPVGTHPKYKKSALEVVLTVLHAGGKFDKSNYKVSGGLHGVGVSVVNALSEWMEVEVKRDGKLYYQRYEYGAPVADVSVIGDAEGNGTKSTFMPDSKIFETLHFDYSTLITRLRELAFLNKGIRISITDARQEEMEQDVFEYEGGIVSFVEHLNMSRTPLHKDPIYFEREKEGTIVEISMQYTDSYGEYVYSFANNINTHEGGTHLVGFKTALTRVANDYIKKNNVVKGDEKLSGEDIREGLAAIISVKLTEPQFEGQTKTKLGNSELKGIVDSMVSEGLSEYMEENPKVATIIFQKALDARRAREAAKKARELTRRKSALEVSTLPGKLADCSEKDPTVSEVYLVEGDSAGGSAKQGRDRKFQAILPFRGKIINVEKARLAKVLKNNEVLSLITAMGTGIGEDYNLEKARYHKVIIMTDADVDGAHIRTLILTFFFRYMTPLIDAGYVYIAQPPLYRIKKGKAEHYVYSDRELAAKLEEIGEKGTSIQRYKGLGEMNPEQLWETTMNPETRTLLQVSMEDAVAADEIFSILMGDEVAPRKAFIQKHAKEVVNLDV, encoded by the coding sequence ATGAGTGACAGGCAAGATTACGATGCAACACACATTCAGGTACTTGAAGGGTTGGAAGCAGTACGCAAACGACCCAGCATGTATATCGGAAGTGTAGACACCAGAGGACTTCATCACCTCGTGTACGAAATAGTTGACAACAGTATCGATGAAGCACTTGCAGGATATTGTGATTCAATAGATGTATCCATCAATTCTGATGGTTCTGTTACCGTTGTGGACAACGGTCGTGGAATACCTGTTGGCACCCATCCGAAATATAAGAAATCCGCTCTCGAGGTCGTACTTACGGTCCTGCACGCAGGAGGAAAGTTCGATAAGAGCAATTACAAGGTATCAGGCGGTCTCCATGGTGTTGGTGTATCAGTTGTCAACGCCCTTTCCGAATGGATGGAAGTTGAAGTAAAACGTGACGGAAAATTATACTATCAGCGTTATGAGTATGGTGCACCGGTTGCTGATGTATCTGTTATCGGGGATGCAGAAGGGAACGGGACAAAGAGCACTTTCATGCCTGATAGCAAGATATTCGAAACGCTTCATTTTGATTACAGCACTCTTATTACAAGACTTCGGGAACTTGCATTCCTCAACAAAGGTATCCGTATCAGCATAACGGATGCAAGGCAGGAGGAAATGGAACAGGATGTCTTTGAGTATGAAGGAGGTATCGTCTCTTTCGTTGAGCATCTTAACATGAGCAGGACGCCACTTCACAAGGACCCTATCTATTTCGAACGGGAAAAAGAAGGGACCATAGTCGAGATCTCCATGCAGTACACTGACAGTTATGGGGAATACGTCTACTCTTTTGCTAACAACATCAACACTCACGAAGGTGGAACTCACCTTGTCGGGTTCAAGACAGCACTTACACGTGTTGCTAATGATTACATCAAGAAGAACAATGTGGTAAAAGGTGATGAGAAGCTCTCAGGCGAGGATATTCGTGAAGGGCTTGCAGCCATTATCAGTGTGAAGCTCACAGAACCCCAGTTCGAAGGGCAGACAAAGACCAAGCTTGGTAACAGCGAGCTTAAGGGAATAGTAGACTCCATGGTCTCAGAAGGACTTTCAGAGTACATGGAAGAGAACCCAAAGGTAGCAACTATCATCTTCCAGAAGGCACTGGATGCCAGGCGTGCAAGGGAAGCTGCCAAGAAAGCACGTGAACTTACCCGAAGGAAGAGCGCCCTTGAGGTCAGCACACTTCCGGGAAAACTGGCAGACTGTTCCGAAAAGGACCCCACAGTAAGCGAAGTATATCTTGTGGAAGGAGATTCTGCAGGTGGCTCAGCAAAACAGGGACGTGACCGTAAGTTCCAGGCGATCCTGCCATTCCGGGGTAAGATCATCAATGTTGAGAAAGCACGTCTTGCAAAAGTACTGAAGAACAACGAAGTGCTCTCACTGATCACTGCAATGGGTACAGGTATCGGAGAGGATTACAACCTGGAAAAAGCACGTTACCATAAAGTCATCATAATGACTGATGCTGATGTTGATGGTGCACACATACGAACACTCATACTTACTTTCTTCTTCAGGTACATGACACCGCTTATTGATGCAGGTTATGTTTACATCGCCCAGCCTCCTCTTTATCGCATAAAGAAAGGAAAGGCTGAACATTATGTATATTCTGACAGGGAACTGGCAGCAAAGCTTGAAGAGATCGGTGAAAAAGGAACCAGCATCCAGAGATACAAGGGTCTTGGTGAAATGAATCCTGAACAGCTATGGGAAACCACAATGAATCCTGAGACAAGGACATTATTGCAGGTAAGCATGGAAGATGCAGTAGCTGCTGATGAGATATTCTCTATCCTGATGGGAGATGAGGTCGCACCGCGTAAAGCGTTCATACAGAAGCATGCAAAGGAAGTTGTCAATCTGGATGTGTGA
- the gyrA gene encoding DNA gyrase subunit A, whose protein sequence is MADNMNNEPTDVQPEDEAPLDIRPTDTGERVVPVLIQDEMKNSYIDYAMSVIVGRALPDARDGLKPVHRRILYSMKEAGITSDKAYKKSARVVGDVLGKYHPHGDTAVYDSLVRMVQEFSLRYPLIDGQGNFGSIDGDSAAAMRYTEVRMDRISNEMLSDIDKETVDYKPNYDGSLKEPSVLPAKLPNLLINGSTGIAVGMATNMAPHNLGEVIDATLKLIDEPETTTPELMEIVKGPDFPTGATILGTQGIRSAYETGRGPIKLRAVTSIEEMKHDKNRIVVTELPYQVNKAKLIENIASLVRDKRIVGISDLRDESDRDGIRVAIELTRNTNPEVILNQLYKHTQMQTTFGIINLALVDGIPRELTLKEILQIYLEHRIEVILKRCQYDLRKAEEKAHILKGLLIALDHIDEVIALIRGSKTVDEARSGLMEKFGLDEVQAKAILDMRLQRLTGLERQKIEDEHEELIKLIGDLKEIIASDERKYTIIKDELQEIRDKFADKRRTTITGSHVDIEDEDLIPEEDVVVTITNSGYIKRMPVDTYTQQHRGGKGVMGMETKEEDFVENIFVSSTHNYLMFFTNRGKVHWLKVYNIPQGSRQSKGKAIVNLLELAENESVTAMIPVKEFDEDKYLFMATRSGTVKKTQLSDFSNVRKAGIIAINLDDGDDLVNVALTDGSKEIMMVSRHGKAIRFSEDDVRSMGRTARGVRGMKLAGDDVVVSLDLVDAESKLLTITENGYGKRTTFDEYRSMKRGGQGVITIVTSLRNGPVINVKAVNDDDEVMVTSSEGIIIRIPVKDIRAQGRNTQGVKIMNVKPGDKVVGVARIKYEE, encoded by the coding sequence ATGGCAGATAATATGAACAATGAGCCTACAGACGTACAGCCAGAAGATGAAGCACCTCTGGACATCCGGCCTACCGATACAGGTGAAAGGGTCGTACCTGTGTTGATACAGGACGAAATGAAGAACTCGTATATCGATTATGCAATGAGTGTTATTGTGGGAAGGGCATTGCCTGATGCACGTGACGGTCTCAAGCCGGTACACAGGCGTATCCTGTATTCCATGAAGGAAGCCGGGATCACATCTGATAAGGCATACAAGAAGTCCGCCCGTGTAGTGGGAGACGTTCTTGGTAAATACCACCCGCATGGTGACACTGCAGTTTATGATTCCCTTGTGAGGATGGTACAGGAGTTCTCCCTGAGGTATCCACTTATTGATGGTCAGGGTAACTTCGGTTCAATTGATGGTGATTCAGCAGCAGCAATGCGATACACTGAGGTCCGCATGGACCGTATCTCCAATGAGATGCTCTCAGATATCGATAAAGAGACCGTAGATTACAAGCCGAACTACGATGGTTCTCTCAAGGAGCCGTCAGTGCTTCCTGCGAAGCTTCCAAATCTTCTTATTAACGGTTCTACCGGTATTGCAGTCGGAATGGCCACTAATATGGCACCTCACAACCTTGGTGAAGTGATCGATGCCACATTGAAACTTATTGATGAGCCGGAAACTACGACCCCTGAGCTCATGGAAATAGTCAAAGGCCCGGATTTCCCAACAGGCGCTACAATTCTCGGTACACAGGGTATCAGGTCTGCATATGAGACCGGACGTGGCCCTATAAAGCTGCGTGCAGTGACCTCTATCGAGGAAATGAAACACGACAAGAACCGTATTGTCGTAACAGAGCTACCTTATCAGGTCAATAAGGCCAAACTCATCGAGAACATTGCCTCACTTGTGAGGGACAAAAGAATAGTCGGTATTTCCGATCTTCGTGATGAGTCTGATAGGGATGGTATCCGTGTTGCTATCGAACTTACAAGGAATACCAATCCAGAAGTTATCCTGAACCAGCTTTACAAGCACACCCAGATGCAGACCACTTTTGGTATCATTAATCTTGCACTGGTGGATGGTATCCCAAGGGAACTTACTCTCAAGGAAATACTTCAGATCTACCTGGAGCACAGGATCGAAGTTATCCTCAAGCGCTGCCAGTACGACCTGAGAAAAGCTGAGGAGAAGGCACACATACTTAAGGGACTGCTTATCGCACTTGACCATATTGATGAGGTCATTGCTCTTATCCGTGGTTCAAAGACCGTTGATGAAGCCAGAAGCGGCCTGATGGAAAAGTTCGGTCTTGATGAGGTCCAGGCAAAGGCTATTCTCGATATGCGCCTCCAGCGCCTGACAGGATTAGAAAGGCAGAAGATAGAGGACGAGCATGAGGAACTCATTAAGCTCATTGGTGACCTGAAGGAGATCATCGCCAGCGATGAAAGAAAATATACCATAATCAAAGATGAGTTGCAGGAGATCCGTGACAAGTTCGCAGACAAACGCAGGACAACGATCACAGGTTCCCACGTTGACATCGAGGATGAGGATCTCATCCCCGAGGAAGATGTTGTTGTAACGATCACAAATAGCGGTTATATCAAGAGGATGCCAGTGGACACTTATACTCAGCAGCACAGGGGTGGTAAGGGTGTCATGGGTATGGAGACCAAGGAGGAGGATTTCGTTGAGAATATCTTCGTGTCTTCAACTCATAATTACCTGATGTTCTTCACAAACCGTGGAAAGGTACACTGGTTAAAGGTCTACAATATTCCGCAGGGAAGCAGACAATCCAAAGGTAAGGCTATCGTTAACCTTCTTGAACTTGCAGAGAACGAATCCGTTACTGCAATGATACCTGTAAAGGAATTCGACGAGGACAAATACCTGTTCATGGCTACCAGGTCCGGTACTGTAAAGAAGACCCAGTTGTCTGATTTCAGCAATGTCAGAAAGGCAGGTATTATTGCTATAAACCTTGACGATGGTGATGATCTTGTCAATGTAGCACTTACCGACGGCTCAAAGGAAATAATGATGGTATCAAGGCATGGAAAGGCCATCAGGTTCTCTGAGGACGATGTACGTTCAATGGGACGAACCGCAAGAGGAGTACGCGGTATGAAGCTTGCAGGCGATGATGTTGTGGTAAGCCTTGACCTCGTTGATGCGGAAAGCAAGTTGCTGACAATAACCGAGAATGGATATGGAAAGCGTACTACCTTTGATGAATACCGTAGCATGAAACGTGGTGGACAGGGTGTCATTACCATAGTCACAAGCCTGCGTAATGGTCCGGTCATAAATGTGAAGGCTGTAAACGATGACGATGAGGTCATGGTCACCAGCTCTGAAGGCATTATAATCAGGATACCTGTGAAAGACATACGTGCACAGGGCAGGAACACACAGGGTGTTAAAATAATGAATGTGAAACCTGGCGACAAGGTCGTGGGTGTTGCAAGAATTAAATATGAGGAATGA
- the pdxS gene encoding pyridoxal 5'-phosphate synthase lyase subunit PdxS, translating into MELEKLRHGTELIKRGFAKMQKGGVIMDVTTPEEARIAEEAGAVAVMALHAVPSDIRKEGGVARMADPQVTADIIESVTIPVMAKARIGHFVEAEILQALGSDMIDESEVLTPADESFHIDKTQFTVPFVCGARNLGEALRRINEGAAMIRTKGEAGTGDVREAVRHMKQIQGEIRTLKGMTKEELIMAARDIEAPIELVMETAEMQRLPVVNFAAGGVATPADAALMMRLGSDGVFVGSGIFKAENPAMMAKAIVEAVNNYDNPEVLAEISKGIGAGMKGISVDSIPDEQVLQTRGW; encoded by the coding sequence ATGGAACTTGAAAAATTACGACATGGTACCGAACTTATCAAGCGCGGTTTTGCAAAGATGCAGAAAGGCGGCGTTATTATGGACGTTACAACTCCTGAGGAAGCAAGGATCGCTGAAGAAGCAGGAGCTGTTGCAGTTATGGCACTTCACGCTGTACCTTCCGATATCAGGAAGGAAGGCGGCGTTGCAAGGATGGCTGACCCACAGGTAACTGCTGACATCATTGAATCCGTAACAATTCCGGTAATGGCAAAAGCAAGGATAGGACACTTCGTTGAAGCTGAGATCCTGCAGGCACTTGGCTCTGACATGATCGATGAGTCAGAAGTGCTCACACCTGCTGATGAAAGCTTCCATATCGACAAGACACAGTTCACTGTTCCTTTCGTATGTGGTGCACGTAACCTCGGTGAAGCACTCAGAAGGATCAACGAAGGTGCAGCTATGATCCGTACAAAGGGCGAAGCTGGTACCGGTGACGTCAGGGAAGCTGTACGCCACATGAAGCAGATCCAGGGAGAGATCAGGACCCTCAAGGGCATGACAAAGGAAGAGCTTATCATGGCTGCAAGAGACATCGAAGCACCTATTGAGCTTGTAATGGAGACCGCAGAAATGCAGCGTCTTCCTGTTGTGAACTTTGCAGCTGGCGGTGTCGCAACTCCTGCTGATGCAGCTCTCATGATGAGACTTGGCTCTGACGGTGTTTTCGTCGGATCAGGAATCTTCAAGGCAGAGAACCCTGCAATGATGGCAAAAGCTATCGTTGAGGCTGTCAACAACTATGATAATCCTGAAGTGCTCGCAGAGATCTCAAAAGGTATCGGCGCAGGCATGAAAGGAATCAGCGTTGATTCCATTCCGGATGAACAGGTTCTCCAGACACGCGGCTGGTAA
- the pdxT gene encoding pyridoxal 5'-phosphate synthase glutaminase subunit PdxT, whose protein sequence is MRIGVIAIQGDVAEHVESVERALAERGETAEVVTIKHKGIVPTCDGLVFPGGESTTLGRLILREGIDEEIKQAKEKGIPILGTCAGLILLAKSGDSQVEKTHQYLLGLMDIKVNRNSFGRQFQSFEVDLDVSVLDSPYNAVFIRAPAILEAGEDVNVLASIDDKIVAAEQDNVLALAFHPELTEDMRIHQYFLDKLF, encoded by the coding sequence ATGCGTATAGGTGTTATTGCTATTCAGGGCGATGTTGCCGAACATGTTGAATCTGTTGAAAGAGCACTCGCTGAACGCGGGGAAACTGCAGAAGTTGTCACTATCAAGCACAAAGGAATAGTTCCTACATGTGACGGTCTCGTGTTCCCAGGCGGAGAAAGTACAACTCTTGGCCGCCTGATCCTCAGGGAAGGCATTGACGAGGAGATCAAGCAGGCAAAAGAGAAAGGTATTCCAATACTTGGTACCTGTGCAGGTCTGATCCTTCTTGCGAAGTCTGGAGATTCACAGGTCGAGAAGACACATCAATACCTGCTTGGACTGATGGATATAAAGGTAAACAGGAACTCTTTTGGAAGGCAGTTCCAGTCCTTCGAGGTCGACCTCGATGTTTCAGTATTGGATTCACCATACAACGCCGTTTTTATCAGGGCACCGGCGATCCTTGAAGCAGGTGAGGATGTGAACGTCCTTGCGTCAATTGATGACAAGATCGTTGCTGCTGAACAGGACAATGTCCTTGCACTGGCATTCCATCCGGAGCTTACTGAGGATATGAGGATCCACCAGTATTTCCTCGATAAGTTATTCTAA
- a CDS encoding pyridoxamine 5'-phosphate oxidase family protein, giving the protein MVKLTEDMKEAFSKVRIFPFATASKAGMPNVIPIGMCQLVDDETIWVTDNYFLKTRENLDENPVASIFVWGPEVGACFQIKGDVEVKTSGEDYDKAYAGAKAKGDKFPAKALMVMKITEVFECISGDNAGKKLI; this is encoded by the coding sequence ATGGTCAAACTCACAGAAGATATGAAGGAAGCATTTTCAAAGGTAAGAATTTTCCCATTTGCAACAGCATCAAAGGCAGGAATGCCAAATGTCATTCCTATCGGCATGTGCCAGTTAGTCGATGATGAAACTATCTGGGTCACGGACAACTATTTCCTGAAGACCCGGGAGAACCTGGATGAGAACCCTGTGGCATCCATCTTTGTCTGGGGTCCTGAGGTTGGCGCCTGTTTCCAGATAAAGGGAGATGTCGAGGTCAAGACAAGCGGTGAGGACTATGACAAAGCTTATGCTGGTGCAAAGGCAAAGGGCGACAAGTTCCCTGCAAAAGCTCTCATGGTCATGAAGATCACTGAGGTATTCGAATGTATTTCCGGAGATAATGCCGGAAAGAAGTTGATCTGA
- a CDS encoding helix-hairpin-helix domain-containing protein — translation MSGSKKEETLKELMQMPGFGKKSAEQLWDLGIRSISELKERDPELMYLELIDLRGRHIDRCVLYGFREAVYYASHKNPEPDLLKWWNWSDKNMEKKKNEKK, via the coding sequence ATGAGCGGATCAAAGAAAGAAGAAACCTTAAAAGAACTAATGCAAATGCCGGGCTTTGGGAAAAAGTCAGCTGAGCAACTGTGGGATCTTGGAATACGCTCCATTTCCGAACTCAAGGAAAGGGATCCTGAACTGATGTATCTTGAATTAATTGATCTAAGAGGCAGACACATAGACAGATGTGTATTATACGGCTTCAGGGAAGCGGTCTATTATGCATCCCACAAAAACCCTGAACCTGACTTACTCAAATGGTGGAACTGGTCCGATAAAAATATGGAAAAAAAGAAGAACGAAAAAAAGTGA
- a CDS encoding DNA-3-methyladenine glycosylase I: MKLRCEWANANDLEIEYHDKHWGVPVHDDRTLFEFLILEGAQAGLSWDSILKRRESYKEAFDDFDFNKIAAYDDAKVGELMQNSGIIRNRRKILSSVNYHPMNRVASCFILFSIENKSTGSSRSSYGDDYIPIKFCS; encoded by the coding sequence ATGAAACTTCGTTGTGAGTGGGCAAATGCAAACGATCTTGAAATAGAGTATCATGACAAACATTGGGGTGTACCTGTGCATGATGACAGAACTCTGTTCGAATTCCTGATACTGGAAGGTGCACAGGCAGGTTTGAGCTGGGATAGTATTTTGAAAAGGAGAGAATCATATAAAGAAGCCTTTGATGATTTTGACTTCAATAAAATTGCAGCCTATGATGATGCAAAGGTCGGGGAACTTATGCAGAACAGTGGGATCATACGCAACAGAAGAAAGATACTGTCTTCAGTGAACTACCACCCTATGAACAGGGTGGCTTCCTGTTTCATTCTTTTCTCTATTGAGAACAAGTCCACAGGCTCTTCCCGTAGTTCCTACGGTGACGATTATATACCTATTAAGTTCTGCTCTTGA